One window of Burkholderia thailandensis E264 genomic DNA carries:
- a CDS encoding DUF1571 domain-containing protein, which translates to MPYASPQHPSSSSRTRFARRRLACASAAAALSLMLGHGAAHAQANAEAPAAVESGAPDSALPPELEKVAKLPVDQQTRWLRTAARQGTLEKLDDATLTALFKSLDPQTVPDYVAAGPIGHPSYEFTMLRQERISGKWSDTPDHMFVKVTRSPLRVYAKWLPDGAHSGQEVIYDSTKRVDEMYGHLGGLLGKLPMWTAVDGTLARAQSNHQVRDLGTEFVANLFLSEAKKYRDAGVLKPTHVEAKTVKGVRVVALTYESPGGRPQFYAKKETLGLDLRLPYFRTVESYDNDGRVFEKVVFEKITPKSLDETAFDPKNPDYKF; encoded by the coding sequence ATGCCGTACGCGTCACCGCAGCACCCGTCTTCGTCGTCGCGAACGCGATTCGCGCGGCGCCGTCTTGCCTGCGCGTCGGCCGCGGCCGCGCTCTCGCTCATGCTCGGCCACGGCGCCGCGCACGCGCAGGCCAACGCCGAGGCGCCCGCCGCCGTCGAATCCGGCGCGCCGGACTCAGCGCTTCCCCCCGAGCTCGAGAAGGTCGCGAAGCTGCCCGTCGACCAGCAGACGCGCTGGCTGCGCACGGCCGCGCGGCAGGGCACGCTCGAGAAGCTCGACGACGCGACGCTCACGGCGCTCTTCAAGTCGCTCGACCCGCAGACCGTGCCGGATTACGTCGCGGCGGGACCGATCGGTCATCCGTCGTACGAATTCACGATGCTGCGTCAGGAGCGCATCAGCGGCAAATGGTCGGATACGCCCGATCACATGTTCGTCAAGGTGACGCGCAGCCCGCTGCGCGTCTACGCAAAGTGGCTGCCGGACGGCGCGCACTCGGGCCAGGAAGTGATCTATGACTCGACGAAGCGCGTCGACGAAATGTACGGCCACCTGGGCGGCCTGCTCGGCAAGCTGCCGATGTGGACAGCCGTCGACGGCACGCTCGCGCGAGCGCAGTCGAATCACCAGGTGCGCGATCTCGGCACCGAATTCGTCGCGAACCTGTTCCTGAGCGAGGCGAAGAAGTACCGCGACGCGGGCGTGCTGAAGCCGACGCACGTCGAGGCGAAGACGGTCAAGGGCGTGCGCGTCGTCGCCCTCACCTACGAATCGCCCGGCGGCCGGCCGCAGTTCTATGCGAAGAAGGAAACGCTCGGGCTCGACCTGCGGCTACCGTACTTCCGCACCGTCGAATCGTACGACAACGACGGGCGTGTGTTCGAGAAAGTCGTGTTCGAGAAGATCA